A region of the Mycteria americana isolate JAX WOST 10 ecotype Jacksonville Zoo and Gardens chromosome 24, USCA_MyAme_1.0, whole genome shotgun sequence genome:
CTCCGGGGGCGGCGGCCAGTCCCCCGCGCCCGCGGCTTGCCGCGCTTTGGGCCGTTCCCTTCGGAAAAGGCGTTGCGAGCACCGATCGGCATCGGGAAGCGGTGACCAGTTTAGTAGGAAATGGCTGTTTAATTAGGAAAGAGCGCTGCATGACAACGAGCGGGGAGTTCCCGCCTCTGGGCGCCGCACCGCTGGCTCCAGCGCAGCTGGGAAATGTCCGAACTGCTGGAAAATAACTTTCCCTCCTGGTTTTCACAGAGAAACGAGCACTCTCCACTAGTGCgcggctctcccggggcaggACAGCTGGTTTCACTTAGATTTGTGTGTGATCAGCCTTCCCGGCATCTTCCTGCTATTTTATCACATGTCAGCGAGTTAGTTTTACCGTATAAGGACTGCGGGCTGCTTCTGGGAGAGGTGGAGCCAGACTAACTCCGGCTTCCCAGTGGCCCCGTCTCCATAGCTTTGGAATCTTGCTTAATTAAAATATGACTTAAAAGTGGCCTGCCTAGTGGAAGGAGTTGCAGACCGCCACATAACAGATGCCAGTTTGCTACGTGATCGATGCCTTGTGTGTAAATCGAGAAAGTTAAACACATAGCACTGggtagaaaacaaatgaaatgcaggATAATTTATGACTAGAGGAATCCTGGGTCAGCTTCCATTTGGATCAGTCACTGACATCCTTTCCAAGCTGGTACAGCTATGAATGGAAACCACTTCCTCCGGCTTAGGAGGAGCGGTGGGTAACCAAATTGGAGAAGTTGcggcaaaacaaatattttttcaaagtgtttAACACAAAGCATAAAACAACTGCCCTTCCAGGATCTATAGCCCATAAAAGTGAGggttttttcaaaaaaaaagttactcttaCACGTAGCAATTGTGCTCAGATTTGGGGGCGATTAAGTGCACGAACCTGGCAGCTATTAAAGTACgggtttattttccttcaaataaCAAGCAAGGAAAGGAGCCGTGTCTTAACAAACACAACGTGTTTACGGACACCGATTTGTTCATGTTGTATGCGAGTGTTTCTCCCAACAGCCTCCCCGTTTATTACCTAGTCTGGGTTTTTAAACATTAATAGTGTTTCCAATTACTGTGCAGTTTATTCAATCATATATAAACAGACCTTATTATTAAGAAATGCTTTCTGCCTAATTCCTTAAGTACCACAGGAAGCAATGAAAAAAGTGAACTTATTTTAAGAACGTATCTAATTTTGCCCTATTATGTTACAAAGAAGACTGACTCTCCCatgctgaggccaactgtatctGCCCAGCTGACCGCGTAAAGATTATATAGCATTTGCAGGCAAAGGAGCCCATAATGGATAATGAAACGGCTTTAACTTCGGCAGTGTGCTGGGACAGGATATTGCTGCAATCTGTGATGAAACCAAGAACATAAAAATCAACTGTGAAGTTTTTGGAACAAGCCATTATGGAAGGAGTTTGGTTTTTAGCTTTGGAATCCTATGGGTAGCTCCTGCCCTGTAAAGTGATCTGAAAATAGTTCTCCGTTGGCCGTTGCACGGCAGGAATGATAAGTACCAttcaaaaagaaaggagaagcacaTACTCCATACCTTGAAATTCCTGAGATGCCatagtttaaacaaacaaaaagcagagacagGAAGGTTCCGAGAGCTTCCCTGCGCATACCAAGGAGGAGCCTGTGCGGTTTTAAGGAGAACTGATTAGTTGAGAACCTTTGTCAGCCAGCGAGTGGCTTGTACGTAACCTCAGTTCTGGGTGGCTGTTTCATACAGGCTGAAGGTGAGGTGGCAGCTCTGAACAGACGTATCCAGCTCGTGGAAGAGGAGCTGGATCGTGCCCAAGAACGGCTGGCCACAGCCTTGCAGAAACTGGAGGAGGCTGAGAAAGCAGCGGATGAGAGCGAGaggtatgtttcctttttttcttttttttttttttttgttgttgtaaaaaATTGAAtatgtatgaataaaatattccTGTATGATTTAGTATCTGCATGTGCTAATGTGCTTTGCGGGTCAGAGACTCAGAACTTTTTTACAAGCTTGAATGAGTAGTTCTGTTAGCCTCGAAGAACATGATAGTGTGGTCATAACGGGCCGTGTTTTGGTTACAAATACTGAATTCCACTTTAGGACCTTTGAGATAAAAGTGCTAAAATGCTTCTACATTAAACGCACTTGCTTTGACTTCTGCAGAGGAATGAAGGTTATTGAGAACAGAGCGatgaaagatgaagagaaaatggaaattcaggaaATGCAACTGAAGGAGGCTAAGCATATTGCTGAAGAGGCTGACCGCAAATATGAGGAGGTAAAAGGGATAAGGAAATCATTAAACACCCCGGAGAACCGAGAACAGCTTTGTTACTCCTCAGTTTAGTCACTCTTTCTATGCTCTTCACCATGTGATGCTTTGACTTTGGAACATTCCCAAAGAGGAGTAGTTTTAATAGTGACTTCAGCAGCACCTTAGATATTTAATGCTCAGAACACCGCAAAATCtaatttatttggggaaaaagtcTGTCATGTCTGTGCATGTATGTTTTAACCTAATTCCGTTGTTCAGAAGGAAAGCACGAGCGTAGTGCTTTGAGAGGAACGTCTAAGAAATGACAGACTGGCTTGACACAGCTGGTTTCTCTTTACAGGTCGCCCGTAAACTGGTTATTTTGGAGGGTGAACTGGAAAGAGCTGAGGAGCGTGCAGAGGTGTCCGAAGTGTGAGTAACTTCAGCTACACAGAAGCAGTTTAGAATACAGTACAGCTCAAAGCTGTGTTGCCTTACAAAAATCTACTGGTAGGCAGGCATGTAGCATGTGTAGAACAGCTTTTGAGTACCCTATATACCCAGTTGTCTCCTTTCAGACTTTAGAATTACTTCATCCCTTGTACTTTTAGActtcttgaaaattaaattaagtcaTAACAGGGACAGTAGTAATTtatactggtttttttccctatagtAAATGTAGTGACCTTGAAGAGGAGTTAAAGAATGTCACGAACAACCTGAAGTCTTTGGAAGCTCAATCCGAAAAGGTTGGTTCTTTCCGTAAACTAAGGGATAGGGACAAAGTCAAAACTTGTAACTGAAATCCATAGAAATAAcccagaaatacaaagaaagtgAAAGGATTTAGCCATCTGCCTGTTTAACGGAGACCGTTGATAACGCTCAATCAGCTCGGCCCAAACCCAGGTCAGTAACCTGATAATTACCAAACCAGGACCTGCAtctccctttcccccccagcatgctgctgcctgctcttgaTTTTCCAGTCTCGCTCTTTCTGTGGTTCTTGCCCTCAGTAACAAGGATTGTTAAAACTCTGGATTTCATTAAACGGTTGTTTCTGGCTAGTCTGAATTGGTGTGGCAGGCTTCCTGGTCTCTTGCACATTCAGCTATTGTTGTGCTGCACAAGGTCAGCCCGTTAAGGTCTGAGACGACGCACGAAGGAGCTTTGACGTCCCCAGTCTTAAAATGACGGTTTGTGAACCTGAGTTCGAAACGTCTTGGCGGAGAGGAGAAAAGTATGGGAAGGATGTTTGCAGCTGTTGTAAAAGGAAAAGTGGTTATAAATAGGTCACGGATTCATAAACATTATTGTTGCTACAACTTCCCTTAAAGAGTGTTTATTGTTTTCACAGTACTcggaaaaagaagataaatacgAAGAAGAAATCAAGATTCTCTCTGACAAGCTTAAAGAAGTAAGTTTGTCCGTCCCCAAACTGAATTTTGGCATCATTTTTTTAACAGCACCCAATTActctatttaattctttttaggCTGAAACTCGTGCTGAATTTGCGGAGAGAACAGTTGCCAAACTGGAAAAGTCCATTGATGACCTGGAAGGTATGAAATCACCCCAGTTTCAGTTACAAGTGGTCAATTTCAAATCGGAAAACAAAATTCTAGGAGAGGGTATTAGCTTTTATTGGGAAGGGACAGGAGCGCTTGTCAGGCGTATTGCTAGATCAGTGCGATGCGTCCGCCGGACACGTCTGTCCCGCGTGGTGCCTCCTGGC
Encoded here:
- the TPM4 gene encoding tropomyosin alpha-4 chain isoform X2, which codes for MEAIKKKMQMLKLDKENAIDRAEQAETDKKAAEDKCKQVEDELVALQKKLKGTEDELDKYSEALKDAQEKLEQAEKKATDAEGEVAALNRRIQLVEEELDRAQERLATALQKLEEAEKAADESERGMKVIENRAMKDEEKMEIQEMQLKEAKHIAEEADRKYEEVARKLVILEGELERAEERAEVSEVKCSDLEEELKNVTNNLKSLEAQSEKYSEKEDKYEEEIKILSDKLKEAETRAEFAERTVAKLEKSIDDLEDELYAQKLKYKAISEELDHALNDMTSL
- the TPM4 gene encoding tropomyosin alpha-4 chain isoform X4 translates to MAAPSSLEAVKRKIQCLQQQADEAEDRAQVLQRELDLERDLREKAEGEVAALNRRIQLVEEELDRAQERLATALQKLEEAEKAADESERGMKVIENRAMKDEEKMEIQEMQLKEAKHIAEEADRKYEEVARKLVILEGELERAEERAEVSEVKCSDLEEELKNVTNNLKSLEAQSEKYSEKEDKYEEEIKILSDKLKEAETRAEFAERTVAKLEKSIDDLEDELYAQKLKYKAISEELDHALNDMTSL
- the TPM4 gene encoding tropomyosin alpha-4 chain isoform X3, whose amino-acid sequence is MAAPSSLEAVKRKIQCLQQQADEAEDRAQVLQRELDLERDLREKAEGEVAALNRRIQLVEEELDRAQERLATALQKLEEAEKAADESERGMKVIENRAMKDEEKMEIQEMQLKEAKHIAEEADRKYEEVARKLVILEGELERAEERAEVSEVKCSDLEEELKNVTNNLKSLEAQSEKYSEKEDKYEEEIKILSDKLKEAETRAEFAERTVAKLEKSIDDLEEKLAQAKEENLGLHQTLDQTLNELNCI
- the TPM4 gene encoding tropomyosin alpha-4 chain isoform X1; this translates as MEAIKKKMQMLKLDKENAIDRAEQAETDKKAAEDKCKQVEDELVALQKKLKGTEDELDKYSEALKDAQEKLEQAEKKATDAEGEVAALNRRIQLVEEELDRAQERLATALQKLEEAEKAADESERGMKVIENRAMKDEEKMEIQEMQLKEAKHIAEEADRKYEEVARKLVILEGELERAEERAEVSEVKCSDLEEELKNVTNNLKSLEAQSEKYSEKEDKYEEEIKILSDKLKEAETRAEFAERTVAKLEKSIDDLEEKLAQAKEENLGLHQTLDQTLNELNCI